The DNA region TCAGGATTCTCCCAGCACCCTTTATCCACACTTTTTATAGCAacagagctgcttcatcaactCCACCACTCTAGCCAGGTCCTGCACAACAGAGATAAAGCCAGGGAATTCTGCAGAGGATTGCTTTATGCAAAACATCAGGATTATTCAGGTAGCAAGGACAAAGATAAGCTCAGAAGTGAACTGTGTGAAGGAATGTGCTGAGGAGAAAAGCCTGAGGTGAAGGCAGTGCCTCCTGCCTGGCATCAGCTTGCCCTGGCCACCCTCTCCTCAGGGACATTCCCCACCTTGTACACGGGGTCACAGTCAGCCTCAGTGAGATCCAGCACATAATCCAGGTCCTGCTGAACAATGAAGCACGTGCCATCCCCTGCAAGCAAGGCACAGCAATTAGTGAAACGAGCCACACTCAATTACAGACAGAAATTGCAGAGGGAAAAGGCTTCAGGGGGTGAGACATTCCTGGGAGGGGTTTTGGAGGGGTATGAGGGATGTGGAGGGTGGAAATCCCAAAGCAAAGGGGCAAGAGCACAATGCCCAAGAAGCACAAGGCTCCTTGACTTGATTCCAGGATTGCTAGGGGCACAAAAGAGCCCTGGAATTACCTTGGCTGGCAATGAATCCATCTCTGTacgggagcagggacagcactggtGCTCCTGACCTGTGGATCACCTGGATTGGAGCActgggaaaaggagcagaacCAAGGGATGAGGATTgctgtccagagcagctgtgcctgcccctggatccctggcagtgcccaaagccaggctggatggggcttggagcagcctggcacagtggaaggtgtccctgcccatgggaaggggTGGGAGTGGATGAGCTTTGAGGGCCCTTCCATCCCAAATTATTCCAGGATTCTTTCCTATGGACTGAGCTAGCAGGGAACAGCAATAAAACTCCACAGCTCAGTTCCAGTCCTGTGCTGCAATCAGGATCATGGTAAATATCAGGATAAATACGATATCAGGATCCACATGAGGGAAAAGAAGTGGGCAGTGTGAGACTGGGGAATATTGATGATAAGAAGTTTTCTGCCCAATTCATCTACGTGCATGTGCACACagattatataaatataaaatcataTCAGTGTTTTCATAAAAATAGAGCACATCAACATAATGCAAGAGGCTCGGGATGCAATGGGAGGCACCCCTTGcaagtggcactgcctggcagcACCCTCTGCCTCACTCACTTTTCGAACCAAACACTGCTTGTTTGCCCCAGGCACTCCCTGACTCACTCACTTGGTGTTTCTCACATCCAGCTGGTAGATGTTCCCATCCTGGGTCCCTGCCAGGATGTAGGTGCTTGACAGGAACGTGCAGCAGTTGAAGGCATCAGATCCCATGAAGAGGAACACCTGAGGATTTGGGAACAAACCAAGTGTCAGGCACGTGGGACACCCACGAGAGGAAAGCAGTCATTTATTTAGACAGTACAGCTGCCactgtttaattttaaacacTGTTTTCCCTGTTCCCAAGTCAAATCCTGAGCAATTCCTACTCCTCACACAAAAATCTGtccaggaggaaggagggagagtATGCTTTATTGCACCAGGCTTTAGCCTCTCCTCCAGTTTGGGTTTAACCTGGCTAAattccccatcccagtgccctgccATTCCCAGATCCTTActggctgcctgctctgcagtcCCACTCCTTGAAGCTTCTTGTCCTCTcgagccagcagcagcattttccctTCTGTGCCCACCTCACGCTCACCTGGCAGAAGGAAGGACAACGGGTAAGAACACAACAAACCCTGGTGGGACCAGGGCACGGAGAGCACTCCCAGCCCTTGGGATGCCTGGGGCCAAGGCCAGgcagcctgggccagggagATGAGGGGTTCAGGGCCAGGCCTTACTGGGAGGGCTCTCAGGGGAGCCCAGGTTGAGGGAGCTGTCAGCAGCGCCCACGGCGATGCCGTTGACGGGCGAGCCGCAGTCGGCGACGGTGCCCAGGCAGGAGGACTGGCCGCAGTCCCAGAGACgggcagtgccatccctggaGCAGGACAGCACGTTCCTGCCCCGATCCACCACGGCAGTGTCCAGGATACCTGTGGGACAGCAAGCACTCTGCTCACACTGACACAAACACAGCCATTTCCCCAGCCCACCTCCAGGCCGCCGTCCCCAGCGACAGCAGAGTGACAGTGAcaagctgtgctcccaggaaagggtgcctgccccagggacagcagtcACACACAGAcaagctgtgctcccaggaaaaGGTGCCTGCCCCAGTGACAGTGAcaagctgtgctcccaggaaaaggtgcctgccccagggacagcagtcACACACAGAcaagctgtgctcccaggaaaaggtgcctgccccagggacagcagagtgACAGTGAcaagctgtgctcccaggaCAAGGTGCCTgccctgtcgcagacatttctccacagaaatcctttctttcggatttctgcgtcttctggaggcctcaaaagacaaggtaaacaattattatcagatgctgtggaatgcaacaggaacaccttgattggctcatttcctatgtttataattaagagccaatcaccagtgcaagataggggactgagtccttgaacacaactttgttgtagattctttcgatctattcttagcctagcctagctgctctgcaaacctctctctatattctatttagtatagtcataatgtattatatataatatcttaataaatcagccttctgattcaagaaacaagattcaccgtctctctctcaccagctgcgacccactcaggtgcGGTAATActggcccagggacagcagtCACACACAGAcaagctgtgctcccaggaaagggtgcctgccccagggacagcagtcACACACAGAcaagctgtgctcccaggaaaaGGTGCCTGCCCTAGGGACAGCAGTCACACACAGAcaagctgtgctcccaggaaaaGGTGCCTGCCCTAGGGACAGCAGTCACACACAGAcaagctgtgctcccaggaaaaGGTGCCTGtggaaggcagcagctcccagaaaaCCCCACAGAGTGGAGCCACCATCTGGCACAAAGAGATATTACAGATATTACCAATCGCATGATCAGCAACACCTGACCTCAGCCCGAGCTGGTGCTGCATAAAATTAACCTCTAATCTGGGCAGAAAAGAGCCTGGCACTTTGAAACATTCTCATTTCCACCCCTGCTGTCCAGCTACAGCAACATCCAAAGGGCAGTGTCTGCTGGCACTAAGATCCCTTAACCACTTTATTTTGCTGGCACATTTGGAGCTGAAAAATGGCAGTGGTTTCCTCAGCAGAGAACAGACAGGTGGTCAGAAGATTTAACTGGCACTTTCCCTACAGAAGCTCAAGGGACAGGATGAGCCAAGCAAACagactgcagcagtttgggctGGAGCAATGACAGTGGCTAAACTGACCTCAAGAGTGACTGGCAGTGTCACTGTGACCAAGGTTCTGCCACACCATCTGGTTTGGTTAGGGGACATGGCtgcaaaagcatttttaatgcCCACAAACAGAttatagaatggcttgggtgtggagagtttagttcaagcatggcttaaagaaaaaggccatgaagccacacaattgagagaaaagtaaaaggtagttgtgaagcagttccaaaagcagttcgcagcctgatttctataaacaattagactctctcagacatcactttataaacaataaggttctcagacagtcttcccataacaagcaaaacaccctctctgggaaaagatggcaccctgggaacagatatggaagttttgggaacctttcatatcacagtggcaacactggttttgtttggtgtaaacaatcaacggtattgtaaaacaaaaggagtggttagagttttctctgttagcctgCATGaacctggattttggaatatgcatgaagttcgttaacactattaaaGTGACTGATTGATCAATAAACTCGAGTTCCATGCATGAAAGGATGGTCATTCTCCCCTCACGTCAACACTTGGGAGGGAAGGGACCTTGAACAACAAGTTCCAACCCCCAAATCATGTAAGAACAACGGCAGGTTCAGCACAAGATGGGTTTTTGGGTTAATCAAGTTTAGGGCAGCCAGACACAGGGTTTATAAACCTCTCAATGAAGCTCAGCACCTCATGAGACAGGGAAAACCAGAGCCTGGACACAGCAATTGGCAGCTCAGGAAGAGAGAATTTGGGGTAGAGTTTGGGGCATTTGATGCCACATTCCAGACATGAAACACAGAGTGCAGCAGGCTGCAGACTGGACATCAGCCAAgtacacacacagcacaggaagcATTTCAAGGGCTCTGTACCTCCTTTGTGACCTTTAAATGTTACTACACAGCTGGCATCTTCTGCTGACCAGATCTTTAGCTGGGCATCCATTCCCCCGCTGAGAACCACAAGGCCCgatgggaaaaacctgcaacaATTCACATCATACACATGGCCTTCCAGAAGtctctggaaaaacaaagaaCTACATGCTAGTTCCATTGTCATCATCCTTGTGCCCAGCAGTTGCTGAGTTATACCCTGGAAAACTTGGCATTCAGGATTAACCCCAAATCCTCTGGCTCTGCATTGCTGCAAGGGCCTGCTCTGAATTTGGGGCAATCAAAGAGGTGACTTTGGGGCTCCCTCTGCCATTTGAGCAGCTAATTACACAGACAAAGGTACTACATTTGCTTCTAAATACAAGGTTAAATGTCCTTATCCTCTGCCAAAAATCCTCCACAAGAAggagcttttccctgggaaggcCACAAGCCAGGATGTGGCTAATCCAGCACCAAAATCCTTCTCCCCAGCACCCAAATCTTTCTTCCCATGCAGGATAGGGGCTGTCAATGACCTGTTTACTCCTGAGTACCTCTCTGAGCAACACCCTCTTGGGAGAAGCCAACTTTTCCAACAGATTTGACTTAAAGCCTCCAAGATTCAATTTCAATTagcttttcattaaaaagccaGATTCTTCACAGGGTGTGCACAGCCTGACCAAAGTCATGGCCTTCAGGAATGTCACAGACAACCCAAAAACATCCAAGCCACATGTTCTTACTCTTATTTCTCCATTTGCAGCCTGCCATATTTTCATGGTCCCATCCGTGCTGGTAGACACTCCGAGTCCTCCACCACTGGAAATATCAAGGCAGGTAAtctgcaggaagggaaaagcaccAAGAATTAGCTTTACATAATTCTGTATAGAAATACTTCTGCTCAAGAGCCTAGTTCTGTACAGGGGGTGACCTGCTAAGTACATTCTCTGCCTATGGCTCTGcaaagcaaggagaaaaaggaatgcTGTGGCAGAAGCCTGCACAAGCAGCAGGGAGCATGTCCAGGGAAGGTGAACAGAGAGAGAATTCTCTCCCCCAGGTTTTTTCCTAGAGAAgcccagagagaagaagagaaaacaattcttggctctacttgctgctcctgtttgcaCAGGTGAAATGCATTAGGAAGATTGGCTAAAGAGAGTTGCTAATTGGATTCAGGTGATAGTTGTTAGCCTGTTGAGTCAAAGCTGTGTCCCAGCTAGCTCAAGACAAtcatgggtttttcttttgtattctttgtactataatataatatagttttaataaaacaaTTGCTCAGCATTCTAAATCGATAGAATTGATTGGACAGCTTGGACTCTGTGATCTCCAAAGTCTTCTCTGACATTAggaattctgtggttctgtgagcTGCCCTTgcattgcttttttaaaatcaaaattccaggctgtgggtggggacaaaaaacccaccagagCGGTAAAACCCACGGACAGGAGTAAGAACGCAGAGAGGCTCTAGGCAGGACAGGGTTAagctcacagcagcaggaggggcagggccGGCAGGAGGACGTTCCTGCTCCCACCTCTCGGTGCGGCGGCGGGAAAACGTCCCGCATTTCCCGCTTCGCTTCTCTCCGGCCGGGTCCCCGCGCTCCGTCCCTGCCCCACCGCCGCTCCCGTGAGCCGCTGCCTCCGTGCTCCGCTTCCCCGCTGCAGCCTCCCGCCGAGCCCAGCGAGGGAGCGCTAAATTCGGGAATACCAGCCCCAAAGCGGCCATCGTGCGGCACCAGGGGTGAGAGAAGGACAGCTCTGCCCGCAGCCGGTTGGGAACAAGCTTGAGCTGAGTGTTTGGGGTGTTCGGTACCGTCGCTGGTCACCATGTGGCTTGGTCAGCTCTTCGTGGAGTGGTACCTGTGCAGGTTTATATTTTCCTGTGTGGTCCTGATAATGCACTTTAACAGCTTAGAGAGATGGTTCAAGATTCTTTTGTCCGTGGACTTTGTGCTATTAACCTGTGAGGTTATACACCACCTCCAGGAGACCATTAATAGTGGCTCCCAGTCCGTGGGGGGAGCAGGGGACGAATACTTTCACAACCTTTTCACCTCCTTTAACTCCTTTAAGCCTCTTAAAGCACCTTTTGAGCTGCCTCTGAAAACTGAAGAAAGTACATTGTCATTCTGTCTGCTGTGTCTCCCTCTGGTCTACATCACCCTGATGATCTACTTCATCTTCAGAGTTACAAAAAACATTTCTGGGAAGATCTTTCAGAGACTGGATCATGATGAGTGGCACGGAAGGTGGGAGAAAATTGGCCAGGTTCTGAAGGAGTATTCAGCTCCAGTGGTTTGGAAGTTCACTCCTCAACAAATACGGGACCCTGTTAAAGCGGCAGAACACCTGAAAGAGAAACGCTGCCGTGGTTCCAGGGAGGAGCAACTTACTGCACTCTGCTGGGCCCTGGCGACTCTGTATCGGGCACTGCTGGATACCAGCCAGCCCCCTGGGGAGGAAGAGGGGGAGGAGAATGGACCGACAAGCAGCGAGGCCACTCAAACTGCAGCTGCGCCAGAGGAACAAcccatgctgggagcagtcGCTCCCGAACAGAACACATCCAACACTGAATTAGTTTCCTTAGCGAGGCACAGAGATGACGAAGAGGAGGCAGAGTCCTCAGAAGAAGAGGCAATGAGCGAATCCGACCGTAAGCTGTGGTCGGTGTGCGAGCGCTTCAGGCGCCGTGcggagcagcccctgctgctgtggctgtacGAGTGCTGGTGCGCAGGGGCCCACGTGCACGTGTGGCTGGACAGCTCTGAGGCCCGGCGGCTGGGCGGCCTGTCCCAGGACGCTGCCATCGACAGGGGGCTCGGCAGCAGGCCgggcaggcacagcctgtgGACGCGCCTGGCGGGCAGCGTGAGGGCGGCCTACAGcgcccaggagctgctgctgcggagggacagctggagcagcaggctggaagGGGTGGAGTACCTGACAGAGCTGTCCATGGCCGACATACTCTTTGGGAAGGCACGCAACAGTCGGTGCCTGGATGATCCGGACAGCGCCTGCTGCACGTGGGACATGTGGCAGGCGCTGAGGAGGAGCGCGCCGCCGCTCTACGCCGAGGCGCTGTCATCCATCTCCTGGAGCAGGAACCTGAGGGTGCTCAGGCTAAAGGTCTTCATCTGGGACTACAGAGCGAAACCCCGTTCCTACGTGGAAACACAGCCCAGGGAAGAGGCAGCCTGCGGTGATGATCCCTGCTCCATATGCCacgaggagctgggcaggagcgcGTGCGAGCTGGGGTGCGGCCATGAATTCCACAGGGAGTGCATCAGGACGTGGCTCCTGGAACATTCCAGCACCTGCCCCATCTGCCGTCAGCCCGCTGTCCTGCCTGCTGTCCAGCCTTACAAAGCCAGGCCTTGCCAAAGATCAGGCATTTAAAGGAGCTCCCAAGGAAAACGCTGAACACACCAAGGTCTTAAAGGATTGATTTCATAAGGCTCAAAGTACAAGTGAAAAAatggcaggagaagaaaaatcagaataacTTAAAAGTCAGGTAAAAAAGCCCCTGGATACCAATGAGAGAGATTGGAAGTCCACTGGTGACAAGGAAAAGCAGTATAATGGATATAAATACACATCCTGAGACATTTAGGAGGGACAGCCTTTGATGAAGGGAATGATTCCTGTGCTTTTGTGTGTATAGATATGGTTGGGTGGCGTGGGATGTGGGCATGAGTAGATGGGATAGAATGGTGGGCGGGGAATGTCCTAGTTCtggccaggacagggttaatttttaCACCAGCAGGGAGGAGCACATTTGGGATATTTGGTTGTACATGTTCCTTGTGCTGAGCAGTTCTCTTCCCTGTCCTGTGCATTTGATTAATTAATCCTGTTGCTACTGTTTTTATTCCATTGCTCTTCTCAATAAATTGTTTTATCTCAACCCCTGAACTCTGTCTTTTGTGCCTCCAATCCCCACTTGCTGCAGGGGAAGTGGGGAAGGAGTGAGTGGCTTGTGGTCCAGGGTGTTTCAGTGGGAACACCATCCCTAAACCACAAGTTCCATCTCCACTGCAACCCCTCACACCCAGATGCACACTCCAGGCCACCCGTCACCACAAGGACACCACAGACAGGGATGTGAGAGTTGCCAGCCACACCCACAGATTGCCACCCCACAGAGCTACTCACACTTTTCTGATGGATCCTGCAAAAACTTGTGTATGGAGCCAGGAACTTTGTGGACACATTTTCATGAGGACAAGAAATGAGGATGCTTTTCTAGGGgaggaaacaaggaaaaaagggaattagAAGTGCTGTTAGTCCTGAAACAGAGGTTGCCAAGGCAGAACTGTGGACTGGACCCAGCTGTGGGATTCCAGAGTTTGAAAACTCATGGGAGGGTCAGTGTGGGGCTCATGTCCTCAGGATGCAGGTGGGACGGCAGGGACCAGCTCCAgggccctgcacagcaggacaggactgtgcagggcagggtgacaGCTTAGGCTGTCAGAGCAGCCCCTTTAGGTACAGGCAATGTCCCCAACCCctctccccccagccctggcaccttgGTGACTTCCCCGACCACGAATCCCTCGGAGGCCACGATGTCTGGGACGCCGTCGGAGCTGAGCCCGCGCCGGGTGACGCTGCCGTACAGGGTGGCCTTCCCTGGGGGACAGCAGCCGTcagccccagcacccacagggacCCCAAACATCCCCTCCCAACTCAGAGGGACCCCAACCTCCTCACCCGCATCCTCATCCGCAAGGAACTCAGACACCCCCATCCCCTTCTAACCCCCTCAAGATCCCTAAATGACCCCGCAACCTTTAAAATCATAGGGATCCCCTAACCAGCACAGTCCCTTTAAACtaagggacagcaggacaccccagcagccccattccctgctAACACATCCCACCCCTATTCCAAAGGGTCCCCCTATCACCCCCATCCGTTTCTGCTCTTTGAACATCCCTCTCGATCCTCCCCGATCCCGTCTCACCCTCACGCCTCCCTCGAGGCCTCTTCAGGCTACTCACCGGGGCTGCGGCAGCTCAGCCACGCCTCGCCCTCGtccctgctgcagagagaaGAAGGGGCGGTgagcggggcagggagcaggacaaggacagggacaaaGAAAGGGACCGTTCCCACCTCAGCGCCCGGCTCCAGTCGCTCTGGATCCGCAGCGTCGCCGCCATCTTTGCCGAGGTAACCGCACACACATCCGCCTCCTTGCTTCCCGTCGGCCCCCGCGGGAGCGGAAGGGGGAGACACCAGCCAATCAGCGAGCGCCGCAGCGGCCGTGCCACAGCCCGGAAGCGCCGTGCCGAGCTCCCGCCTTAAAGGGACCGCGCTGAGCTGGTACGGGGGCTAAGGCAtggatggggagggaggggatcgTGGAGGGGGCTGGAAATTCCTGGGAATGGGGACCCTCGGGAGGAGGGGCCGGAgatccctgggaatggggacccCCGGGAGGGGAGGAGGGCGCTGGGCCCCCGAAGGACACGGCCGCCTGTCCCGCCCGCAGCGCCCCATGGCGAGGCCCGGGCACGGCTGgagcggcgcggcggcggcaaAGCGGGGCTCGGCGGAGGAAGAGGAGGGCGAGGACCCGCTGGACGCCAGGATCGCGCGGAGcggctgcctggagcagcaccggcagctgcaggagTGCATGGCCGAGCGGCGGGACTGGCggcactgccaggagcaggTCCGCGCCTTCGGAGCCTGCATGGcccggcggcagcagcagcggcagcgcgGCAcgggcccggcccagcccccgGACTGACACCCCCGGACGGACAGACCCCTCCTCTCCGGCTTGCTTTTTATCCCACTCCTTAGAAAGCCAGGTGGAATTGCTGGGAAATAAACCTGGAGTTCGGCAGCCCTCGGCTTGGTGTGTGCCAGTGGGAGAGGGGGGCTGGTTCGGAGCGTACAGCATCGAGGTGTGCCATGGTACATTCAGGTGGGACATCAGCAGGAATTCCCTCATGGACAGGGTTTTCAACATTTGTAGggactgcccagagaggtttgGAGTACCCAACAAtgactggacacagcactcggCCCTCTAggctggtgacaaggtggggactGGGCATAGCTTGGATTCTATGATTCCAGAGGTCTTTGCCAACCAAAATTATTCTGTGGTTGTGGATTTCCAGCCCAAAATGTCCCAATCCAGGAGCATTCACAGCACTCAGGCTGGAACAGCCTTGCCATGTATTTTTACTCCATGTCCTCTGTGCCATCTTAAGGCTTTTCCCAGCAGTGATAACCTCACATCCCACAGGATGGGGCTTATCTCCTGGGAAGCCACAGAAAAATCAGGAATGGGAGGAATAGGGATGCTCATCTGACCACCACCTGCTGGCCAATAAGCcatgagaaaggaaataaaattgctttttgcATGGCTTTTGTCAGAAGGAAGGTTCCAGGCCATTTCCTAGGGATGTGGGTGCTGGGAATACCAAGAGCTGGGCATGGAAGCACAAGCAACACCTGGACAGCCCCAATTTGGGggaaaagggtaaaaaaatGAATTACTTTCCCTCTTTTCCACAAGCTGGTCTTTAGAAAGGGATAAAAAAAGCctccaaacaaaccaaccagTTTCTGGAACAGTTTCTCTTGGCATCCATCAAATTTGGCTATAAATTTGTTGCAGCACAGCAATATTCATGCACAGAGATTTCTGCAGAAATTCCCACCTACCAAAAGCAAAATagccaggaaataaaaaataaataaaaaaaggaaggaaagcaaaccCACTTTCCATTGTGCCACATTTTctcccagtacaaaccagtgAGATACAAACacattgtttatttttactgaGACAAGGTGGTTGCCAACAGTGGGAATTCCTCCTGATTCACAGAGTTACCAGGACAGAGCTCATGGAGGCACCCTCTGGAGGCTGGAACAGCCAGGGATGGCAGCACATTGCTCCTCACCTCAGGAcatctctgccagcagctcctccagctctggtCGAGCCTTCAGCCGGCTCTTGAAATCGGCTTCCGTGTGCtgtggagggagggaaaggaaaagagcacCAATCAGGATCACACCaacccctccctgctccccaaggGGAAGCACTGGGAAGTGCAGCCATACCTGTTTCATCAGCAGGTGCACCCCCTCAGGCTGGCTGCTCTGGATGACCTCCAGCAGGATGGGAGCAAACGTGGAGCTCAAACCGCGGATCTGAAAGCAGAagtgacagagctgcaggagaaccATCCCAGGGGACTTTGGCTTGGAACAGACATTAAAGATTacccagtgccatccctgccacgggcagggaccctttccactgtcccaggttgttCCAGCCTGCCCTtgaacacccccagggatggagcagccccagcttctctgggcaccccgtgccagggcctccccacccttcACATATTCCtttccaatatcccatccatccctgggagtTTCTGCCCTCACCCATCTCCAAACATGACTCTTCTACCCCTCATATCAATCATTCAGCAGAAAATAGATAACACATCTTCTGCCTGAAACACAGAGCCAGGAAATCCTCCTGGGCTTCTAGTTTAGGAGCAACACTCAGCAGAAAACATAACCAGACTTCTTGCTTCCATTTCTGCCCCAATCTGAGGGGTTTGTGGAGGCTGTGATGGGATCCCAGCTCCTACCTGGACAACCCTCTGGTGGGTGGTAAGGACTGCATCCAGCTGCATTTTGGATCCCCtctcctccaggagcagcacctcGTTGGTTCTGGTGGGCATGGCgtagctgcaggagcagagggcagggcttAGCACAGGCAGGACATTTGCAGGGATCAATCCTGTAAATATccaccctccccagcacagagtgggCAAGCAGATTAATTCTGCAGGGGAAATTAATTATGCAAAGGATGTATCTTGCAaaccagctgctggcagaggctgggTGTTTTGCTGGGAGGAGATAAGGAGGAAGCTCTGCCAGCAAAAACCTGGATTAGCACAAAAACCAGCCTGAGAACTTTTACCTTCTTCACAGCTCAAGAAAAGAAACAGTTGTGACTTATTTTGTCTTTTGGGACACAGTAAAATCTGCTGCTGCAATGCaccatttaaaatatgtttgcaCCT from Melospiza georgiana isolate bMelGeo1 chromosome 2, bMelGeo1.pri, whole genome shotgun sequence includes:
- the PAAF1 gene encoding proteasomal ATPase-associated factor 1; translation: MAATLRIQSDWSRALSRDEGEAWLSCRSPGKATLYGSVTRRGLSSDGVPDIVASEGFVVGEVTKKSILISCPHENVSTKFLAPYTSFCRIHQKSITCLDISSGGGLGVSTSTDGTMKIWQAANGEIRRLLEGHVYDVNCCRFFPSGLVVLSGGMDAQLKIWSAEDASCVVTFKGHKGGILDTAVVDRGRNVLSCSRDGTARLWDCGQSSCLGTVADCGSPVNGIAVGAADSSLNLGSPESPPSEREVGTEGKMLLLAREDKKLQGVGLQSRQPVFLFMGSDAFNCCTFLSSTYILAGTQDGNIYQLDVRNTNAPIQVIHRSGAPVLSLLPYRDGFIASQGDGTCFIVQQDLDYVLDLTEADCDPVYKVASWEKEIYTCCRDGTVRRYQLSDL
- the LOC131096738 gene encoding cytochrome c oxidase assembly factor 4 homolog, mitochondrial, with the translated sequence MARPGHGWSGAAAAKRGSAEEEEGEDPLDARIARSGCLEQHRQLQECMAERRDWRHCQEQVRAFGACMARRQQQRQRGTGPAQPPD